Proteins from one Camelina sativa cultivar DH55 chromosome 8, Cs, whole genome shotgun sequence genomic window:
- the LOC104707239 gene encoding uncharacterized protein LOC104707239 translates to MRGVGGPLLSIGDLLADLGEETSYSSEHVTTPEISSKPDSDDAISGPLDLSRLFQENYDKLNDAFGGSDHSWTSLTLELCTALETANKLVHATTSNARLLSEKVEELEKIVKRGDSAVASARTVHATINQKGLVDYPLRDS, encoded by the exons atgagaggagTCGGAGGTCCGCTGCTATCAATCGGAGATCTTCTCGCCGATCTCGGTGAAGAAACTTCCTACTCATCGGAACACGTTACAACTCCTGAAATTTCGTCAAAACCAGACTCTGATGATGCCATCTCTGGACCATTGGATCTATCCCGACTCTTTCAG GAGAACTATGATAAACTAAATGATGCGTTTGGTGGTTCTGATCACTCATGGACCTCCCTAACATTGGAG CTTTGCACTGCCCTAGAAACCGCAAACAAGTTGGTCCATGCCACCACCTCGAATGCTAGATTGTTGTCAGAGAAGGTGGAAGAACTCGAGAAAATTGTAAAACGAGGAGACTCTGCAGTGGCATCTGCCAGAACGGTTCACGCCACAATTAACCAGAAAGGATTAGTGGATTACCCTCTGCGTGACAGTTAG
- the LOC104707241 gene encoding scarecrow-like protein 26, which yields MTMNYPYEDFLDLFFSTKTNTPVTAASTSSCGYSLNDLDVDWGCDFRDVIESIMGDEGVIMETESAPMLHSQEGICNSASTGLSVTDGVSVEEPKLDESKGFRLVHLLVAAAEASTGANKSPELTRVILARLKDLVSPGDRTNMERLVAHFTNGLSKLLERDNVLRPNNHCNDVYDQADVISAFQMLQNMSPYVNFGYLTTTQAILESVKYERRIHIVDYDIAEGIQWPSLMQALLSRNTGTSAQHLRITALSRATNGKKSVAAVQEAGRRLTAFAESIGQPFSFHHCKLDNDAFNTSSLKLVRGEAVVINCMLHLPRFSHKTPNSVISFLLEAKTLNPKLVTLVHEEVGLMGNQCFLYRFMDLLHQFSAIFDSLEASLSITNPVRGFVDRVFIGPWVANWLTRITADDSEVESFASWPQWLETNGFEAMEVSFANRCQAKLLLSLFNDGYSVEELGQNGLVLGWKSRRLVSASFWASHESNL from the coding sequence ATGACCATGAATTATCCTTACGAGGACTTCCTGGACCTCTTCTTCTCTACCAAAACCAACACGCCTGTCACAGCCGCAAGCACCTCCTCTTGTGGTTATAGCTTGAATGATCTTGACGTTGATTGGGGTTGTGACTTCCGTGATGTCATTGAATCCATCATGGGTGATGAAGGAGTTATAATGGAAACTGAATCTGCTCCAATGCTTCATAGCCAGGAGGGAATTTGTAACTCTGCGTCCACGGGTTTGTCCGTGACTGATGGGGTTAGTGTAGAGGAGCCTAAGCTAGATGAATCAAAGGGCTTTAGGTTGGTTCACTTACTGGTGGCTGCTGCGGAGGCATCAACTGGAGCGAATAAGTCTCCGGAGCTAACTCGGGTTATACTTGCAAGGCTTAAGGACTTGGTTTCTCCGGGTGACCGAACGAACATGGAGAGATTAGTTGCTCACTTCACCAACGGCCTTTCAAAGTTGCTTGAACGAGACAACGTTCTACGTCCCAACAATCATTGTAATGATGTTTATGATCAGGCAGATGTGATCTCAGCCTTCCAAATGCTGCAGAACATGTCTCCATATGTCAACTTTGGTTACCTCACCACCACACAAGCTATTCTTGAATCTGTGAAGTATGAACGTCGAATCCATATCGTGGATTATGATATCGCTGAAGGTATTCAGTGGCCTTCATTGATGCAGGCCTTGCTGTCTAGAAACACAGGCACATCAGCCCAACATCTAAGGATCACGGCTTTGTCAAGGGCCACCAATGGTAAAAAATCTGTTGCTGCAGTCCAAGAAGCTGGGCGGCGTCTAACTGCGTTCGCCGAGTCTATTGGCCAACCGTTTTCATTCCACCATTGTAAACTGGACAACGATGCATTCAACACTTCGTCTCTGAAGCTTGTAAGAGGAGAAGCAGTGGTGATCAATTGTATGTTGCATCTCCCTCGGTTTAGCCACAAAACACCGAATTCCGTAATTTCCTTCTTATTGGAAgctaaaactctaaacccgaAACTTGTCACTCTCGTTCACGAGGAAGTTGGCCTCATGGGAAACCAATGTTTCCTATATCGTTTTATGGACTTGCTACATCAGTTCTCAGCCATCTTCGATTCTCTAGAGGCAAGCCTCTCAATCACTAACCCGGTACGGGGCTTTGTGGACCGTGTATTTATCGGTCCGTGGGTTGCTAATTGGTTGACGCGTATCACTGCTGATGATTCAGAAGTCGAAAGCTTTGCTTCGTGGCCACAGTGGTTAGAGACTAATGGGTTTGAAGCCATGGAAGTGAGCTTCGCCAACCGTTGTCAAGCAAAGCTCCTTTTGAGCTTGTTTAACGATGGGTATAGTGTGGAAGAATTGGGCCAAAACGGCCTCGTCTTGGGATGGAAATCTCGACGTCTTGTGTCGGCCTCTTTCTGGGCCTCGCACGAGTCGAATCTGTAA